In a genomic window of Scheffersomyces stipitis CBS 6054 chromosome 4, complete sequence:
- the TUB1 gene encoding Tubulin alpha chain (go_component tubulin~go_function GTPase activity; GTP binding~go_process microtubule polymerization), with translation MREVISINVGQAGCQIGNACWELYSQEHGIRPDGYLQEGLDRPKGGEEGFSTFFSETGSGKYVPRALYVDLEPNVIDEVRTGKYKDLFHPEQLIAGKEDAANNYARGHYTVGREILDDVLERVRKMADQCDGLQGFLFTHSLGGGTGSGLGSLLLEQLSIDYGKKSKLEFAVYPAPQVSTSVVEPYNTVLTTHTTLEHADCTFMVDNEAIYDMCRRNLDISRPNFDSLNSLIAQVVSSVTASLRFDGSLNVDLNEFQTNLVPYPRIHFPLVSYAPVFSKQRANHESNSVAEITASCFEPGNQMVKCDPRTGKYMATCLLYRGDVVTRDVQNAVAQAKAKKTVQLVDWCPTGFKIGICYQPPTAITGSELASASRAVCMLSNTTAIAEAWRRIDRKFDLMYSKRAFVHWYVGEGMEEGEFTEAREDLAALERDYIEVGTDSFPEEEEEY, from the exons ATGAGAGAAGTCATCAGTATCAATG TCGGTCAAGCCGGTTGCCAGATTGGTAACGCATGCTGGGAATTATACTCCCAGGAACACGGAATCAGACCTGATGGTTACTTACAAGAAGGTTTAGACAGACCTAAAGGGGGCGAGGAAGGCTTTTCAACCTTTTTCTCTGAAACCGGCTCCGGAAAGTACGTTCCTCGTGCTTTATACGTAGACTTGGAACCCAACGTCATTGACGAAGTCCGTACCGGTAAGTACAAGGACTTGTTCCATCCTGAGCAGTTGATTGCTGGTAAAGAAGATGCCGCCAACAACTACGCTAGAGGTCACTACACTGTAGGCAGAGAGATCTTGGACGACGTTTTGGAAAGAGTCAGAAAGATGGCTGATCAATGCGATGGTTTGCAAGGTTTCCTCTTTACCCATTCTTTGGGTGGTGGTACCGGTTCCGGTTTAGGTTCGTTATTGTTGGAGCAATTGTCGATCGACTACGGcaagaagtccaagttAGAGTTTGCTGTCTATCCAGCTCCCCAAGTGTCCACCTCTGTAGTTGAACCATACAACACCGTTTTGACAACCCATACCACCTTGGAACACGCCGATTGTACGTTTATGGTTGACAACGAAGCCATTTACGACATGTGCAGACGTAATTTGGACATTTCCAGACCCAACTTTGACTCATTAAACAGCTTGATTGCCCaagttgtttcttctgtcaCCGCCTCCTTGAGATTTGACGGTTCCTTAAACGTGGACTTGAACGAGTTCCAGACTAACTTGGTTCCATACCCTAGAATCCATTTCCCATTGGTTTCGTACGCTCCTGTTTTCTCCAAGCAAAGAGCTAACCACGAATCCAACTCTGTAGCTGAGATCACTGCTTCTTGTTTCGAGCCAGGTAACCAGATGGTTAAGTGTGATCCTAGAACCGGAAAGTACATGGCTACTTGTTTGTTGTACCGTGGAGATGTAGTCACCAGAGACGTTCAAAACGCCGTAGCTCAAGCCAAGGCCAAGAAGACTGTTCAATTGGTTGACTGGTGTCCTACCGGCTTCAAGATTGGTATTTGCTACCAGCCACCTACAGCCATCACTGGCTCCGAATTGGCCTCTGCCAGCAGAGCTGTTTGTATGTTGTCTAACACTACTGCCATTGCTGAAGCCTGGAGAAGAATCGACCGTAAGTTCGACTTGATGTACTCCAAGAGAGCTTTCGTCCACTGGTATGTTGGTGAAGGTATGGAAGAAGGTGAATTCACTGAAGCCAGAGAAGACTTGGCTGCTTTGGAAAGAGACTACATCGAAGTTGGAACCGACTCGTtcccagaagaagaagaagaatactaA